The following coding sequences lie in one Treponema socranskii subsp. buccale genomic window:
- the dnaN gene encoding DNA polymerase III subunit beta: MKFSFDRDAMIKEIAVAQEIITNKSAISILSNIFFSAENNTLTIKATDSSVGFLTKIPVDVQEEGSTTVYCDKFMSILASSPQGEIEFKQEDVKITITPVAKKIKFQLKSIASDKFPAVKQAEDVPFFDVAAKDLKAMISQTIFAVSEDANRYFMTGVFFTKKDDDLIMVSTDGRRLSYSAKSIAQGIKDFPSAIVPIKILSCILKNASDEGNVSVAVVDKLIYVKFGNYEFSSALLEGQFPNYQKVIPEKQKFSFQVNKTDLDSALRRTTILIDKKVSRLLFKVSPGTLTLISPETDLGTAVEEIPCRYDGEEVTIALNYLYVAEPIKVIGTENIVFEFTEPMKAITMRPEPAADYFHIIMPMNLN, translated from the coding sequence ATGAAATTTTCTTTTGACAGAGATGCGATGATCAAAGAAATCGCGGTTGCTCAGGAAATCATTACGAATAAAAGCGCTATTTCGATTTTGTCGAATATCTTTTTCAGCGCGGAAAACAATACGCTTACGATAAAGGCGACAGATTCGTCGGTCGGTTTTTTAACAAAAATTCCGGTCGATGTACAGGAAGAAGGATCGACGACGGTGTACTGCGATAAGTTTATGAGCATCCTCGCGTCTTCGCCTCAGGGTGAAATCGAGTTCAAACAGGAAGACGTAAAGATAACGATTACGCCTGTCGCAAAAAAAATAAAGTTTCAACTTAAGAGCATCGCAAGCGATAAATTTCCTGCAGTCAAACAGGCGGAGGATGTGCCATTTTTCGACGTCGCGGCAAAAGATTTGAAAGCGATGATTTCGCAGACCATATTTGCCGTTTCCGAAGATGCGAACCGCTATTTTATGACGGGTGTTTTTTTTACGAAAAAAGACGACGATTTGATTATGGTTTCAACCGACGGCCGCCGTCTTTCGTATTCGGCAAAATCGATTGCACAGGGCATAAAAGATTTTCCGTCGGCTATCGTTCCGATAAAAATATTGAGTTGTATTTTGAAAAATGCGAGCGATGAAGGAAACGTTTCCGTCGCCGTCGTCGACAAATTGATTTACGTAAAATTCGGTAATTACGAATTTTCGTCGGCGCTTCTTGAAGGACAGTTTCCGAATTATCAAAAAGTCATTCCCGAAAAACAAAAGTTTTCGTTCCAAGTTAATAAAACCGATTTGGATTCTGCGCTCAGGCGCACGACGATCCTCATCGACAAAAAGGTGAGCCGGCTTTTGTTCAAAGTGTCGCCCGGAACGCTGACGCTCATTTCGCCTGAAACCGATTTGGGAACGGCGGTCGAAGAGATCCCGTGCAGATACGACGGCGAAGAAGTGACGATTGCGCTCAACTATCTCTATGTCGCCGAGCCTATCAAAGTTATCGGCACGGAAAACATCGTTTTCGAATTTACCGAACCTATGAAAGCGATCACGATGAGGCCGGAACCGGCAGCCGATTATTTTCACATCATCATGCCGATGAATCTCAACTGA
- the recF gene encoding DNA replication/repair protein RecF (All proteins in this family for which functions are known are DNA-binding proteins that assist the filamentation of RecA onto DNA for the initiation of recombination or recombinational repair.): protein MPFLSLAVDNFRNLKNGRIDFSGKEIYFVGTNGQGKTNILEALYYSAYGSSFRTYTDSQIVKTGEEAFALHALYKQESGNVQKIDIRCADGVKRIEKNGKRVQDRKELINTIPCVLFCHDDMRFATGGPEHRRFFLDQSLTMFDALYIDDLRNYKKILKNRNQLLKDRSYEMLDVYDMQLAQCGLELQKKRKTAVFQFNQIFGKLYEAVAGIDGVRIVYVPSWKETEDGSGTRFPLPEEIRERLSEKRDRDKMMETTMSGPHRDRIVFMRGGNQFIPTASTGQQRLTALLLRASQAVYYTRVTGVKPVFLMDDVMLELDPDKRQKMTAILPDYDQLFCTFLPGEPYERYKRSTTRIFGIENGEWNEMREEESKSFPQSNEVSNRPHE, encoded by the coding sequence ATGCCGTTTTTATCGCTCGCAGTCGACAATTTTCGCAATTTGAAAAACGGCAGAATCGATTTTTCGGGAAAGGAAATCTATTTTGTCGGGACGAACGGGCAGGGGAAAACGAATATTCTCGAAGCGCTGTATTATTCCGCGTACGGTTCTTCGTTCCGCACGTATACCGATTCTCAAATCGTAAAAACGGGAGAAGAGGCCTTTGCGCTTCACGCACTTTACAAACAGGAAAGCGGTAACGTTCAAAAAATAGACATACGCTGTGCGGACGGCGTCAAACGAATCGAAAAAAACGGCAAGCGCGTTCAGGATCGAAAAGAATTGATAAATACGATTCCGTGCGTGCTCTTTTGTCATGACGATATGCGCTTTGCGACCGGAGGACCCGAGCATCGCCGTTTTTTTCTCGATCAATCGCTTACTATGTTCGATGCACTGTATATCGACGATCTGCGCAATTATAAAAAAATTTTAAAAAACCGCAATCAATTGTTAAAAGACCGTTCCTACGAAATGCTCGATGTTTATGATATGCAGCTTGCACAGTGCGGACTCGAATTGCAAAAAAAACGTAAAACGGCGGTTTTCCAATTCAATCAAATTTTCGGAAAATTATACGAAGCCGTCGCGGGTATAGACGGTGTGCGCATCGTCTATGTGCCGTCGTGGAAAGAAACGGAAGACGGATCGGGTACGCGTTTTCCTTTGCCGGAAGAAATACGGGAGCGGCTTTCGGAAAAGCGCGATCGGGATAAAATGATGGAGACGACGATGAGCGGACCTCACCGCGACCGAATCGTTTTTATGCGCGGAGGAAATCAATTTATACCGACGGCGTCGACGGGACAGCAGCGGCTTACGGCGCTTTTGCTCCGCGCATCGCAAGCCGTTTATTATACGAGGGTTACCGGAGTAAAGCCGGTTTTTTTGATGGACGACGTCATGCTCGAACTCGACCCCGACAAGCGGCAAAAAATGACCGCGATTTTGCCCGACTACGATCAGCTTTTTTGCACGTTTTTACCGGGCGAACCGTACGAACGCTATAAACGTTCGACGACGCGCATTTTCGGTATCGAAAACGGGGAATGGAACGAGATGCGGGAAGAAGAATCAAAAAGTTTTCCGCAGAGTAATGAAGTATCGAATCGGCCGCACGAATAA
- a CDS encoding DUF721 domain-containing protein — protein sequence MNNGEQNIVSAADMITSVFSNLDKKTLEQSGKLIDTWKRVVSKVRSAGRDYGEQLCAHTNPIQFEKGVLLAEADHPGWIQILQLYSKFILTGLQRAAPELGITTLSFKLKGSGAELCGKSYDEQVAEERRKMEKRYKTHYGGQDKKGARKGQPLSPELQAKLDALKVSIEKAAEAEKGEER from the coding sequence ATGAATAACGGCGAACAAAATATCGTTTCCGCAGCGGATATGATAACGAGCGTGTTTTCGAACCTCGACAAAAAAACGCTCGAGCAAAGCGGAAAGCTCATCGACACGTGGAAGCGCGTCGTGTCGAAAGTGCGTTCGGCCGGCCGCGATTACGGAGAACAGCTTTGCGCTCATACGAATCCCATACAATTTGAAAAAGGCGTTTTACTCGCCGAAGCCGACCATCCGGGTTGGATTCAGATTTTACAGCTCTATTCGAAATTTATTTTGACGGGCTTGCAGCGAGCCGCGCCGGAACTCGGCATAACGACGCTGTCGTTTAAACTGAAAGGAAGCGGCGCGGAACTCTGCGGCAAAAGCTACGACGAACAGGTTGCCGAAGAGCGGCGGAAAATGGAAAAGCGTTATAAAACGCATTACGGCGGGCAGGATAAAAAGGGCGCACGTAAAGGTCAGCCTCTTTCTCCCGAATTGCAGGCAAAACTCGATGCGCTGAAGGTGAGCATAGAAAAAGCCGCGGAAGCGGAAAAAGGTGAAGAACGATAA
- a CDS encoding type I restriction endonuclease subunit R: MSSDFNENTRVQVPAALHLCRLGYNYIDKIEIYDSKTNILTGIFLSQLHKLNPALSDTDCKNFLNKIITCLNNDDLGKEFYTLLSSNSGIHLIDFDTPENNTWHITTEFTCENEDTKDSFRPDITCFINGLPLAFIEVKKPNNHEGMRAEFDRTNARFRNKAFRRFFNITQLMIYSNNQEYDSRNRIPIQGAFYCCTSKEKAFYNVFREETKNFAENYPYLPLTEEITKKICKHRNCISLPHHPEFVTNCKPGTPTNRIITSMLSKERFLFLLRYGFAYVDLKKELDTGETVTELQKHIMRYQQLFASLAIRDALNRKIKSGIIWHTQGSGKTALAYYSVKSLTDFFAAKNIAAKFYFIVDRISLMEQAMDEFAGRGLKVRSASSRDELMKDIKDNSLVENNTGELEIMVVNIQKFEEDHTPIEVVNSYSTNLQRIFFIDEAHRGYNPEGSFLANLLEADKNAIKIAMTGTPLLKEERESWRVFGDYINTYYYDKSIADGYTLKLMREPIQTVYREKLEAILDKLAGDVEVKKSDIDKDKIIENETYLNALIDYVIQDIRRFRIENSDDTVAAMVVCKTNPQARKFYELWTKRYDEAKKYEDLKLAEKYDPMKAPSIQKPLIAALILHDEGDKEERKAYIDEFKKKESIDVLVVNQMLLTGFDAPRLKKMYLGRKLDGHDLLQALTRVNRPYKDFKYGYVVDFVNIKENFDATNERYLKELNRTNDSKETGEELPPAQAILESEEEIAAKIRNIKSILWYFDVSNREEFRIQLDEIEDKNKLYELRSVLDEAKALINRIRSSGDEELTAKVRDMLPGTIPSLISEVTHRIERINLLEGNEHKEDVSGIINLALSEIDFEFIKGVPEELQIVINDLRDKYERVQREFEVNFDKVEDKYVNLAEEFRSFFRKKGFVPESVKDAKENIHYMDEVMKKIKEINARNNLLKKKYNNDERFVRVHKRILEENATRPVAIISNDEMTLCENLYEMKRLIDSYVDLNPHVLETDSQSKFKQDVMSNVATKLYSLGIKAAIDDKKYITNLISNEYINQYNSYGAII, encoded by the coding sequence ATGTCATCGGATTTTAATGAAAATACAAGGGTTCAAGTGCCGGCGGCTTTGCATTTATGCAGGCTTGGTTATAACTATATTGATAAAATAGAAATATATGATTCTAAAACAAATATTCTTACCGGTATTTTCCTTTCCCAACTTCATAAATTAAATCCCGCGCTTTCCGATACAGATTGTAAAAACTTCCTTAATAAAATTATTACATGTCTGAACAACGATGATCTCGGTAAAGAATTTTATACACTTCTTTCTTCAAATTCCGGAATTCATCTCATTGATTTTGACACTCCGGAAAATAATACCTGGCATATAACAACCGAATTTACCTGTGAAAACGAAGATACAAAAGACAGTTTCCGCCCGGATATAACATGTTTTATAAACGGTTTACCTCTTGCCTTTATTGAAGTTAAGAAGCCTAATAACCACGAAGGAATGCGTGCAGAATTTGATCGAACAAATGCGCGGTTTAGAAATAAGGCATTTCGAAGGTTCTTCAATATCACACAACTGATGATTTACTCAAATAATCAGGAATACGACAGCCGGAATAGAATTCCTATTCAAGGAGCGTTCTATTGTTGTACATCCAAAGAAAAAGCATTCTACAATGTATTCCGCGAAGAGACTAAAAATTTTGCAGAAAACTATCCTTATCTGCCGTTGACAGAAGAAATTACAAAAAAAATCTGTAAGCACCGAAACTGCATTTCTCTTCCTCATCATCCGGAGTTTGTAACTAACTGTAAACCCGGTACGCCGACAAACAGGATCATCACATCGATGTTGAGCAAAGAACGATTCCTGTTTTTGCTTCGATACGGCTTTGCATATGTTGATTTAAAAAAAGAACTTGATACCGGAGAAACCGTTACAGAATTGCAAAAACACATCATGCGTTACCAGCAGCTTTTTGCTTCACTCGCAATTAGGGATGCTCTTAATAGGAAAATAAAAAGCGGAATCATTTGGCATACTCAAGGATCTGGAAAAACCGCATTGGCATATTATTCCGTAAAAAGTCTTACGGATTTCTTTGCCGCAAAAAATATTGCTGCAAAATTTTATTTTATCGTTGACCGTATATCTCTCATGGAACAGGCTATGGATGAGTTTGCCGGCAGGGGCTTGAAAGTTCGCTCTGCATCTTCAAGAGACGAACTGATGAAAGATATCAAAGACAACAGTCTTGTTGAAAATAATACCGGCGAGCTTGAAATTATGGTCGTGAACATCCAGAAATTTGAAGAAGACCACACGCCTATAGAAGTTGTGAATTCATACAGTACAAATCTCCAGAGAATCTTTTTTATTGATGAAGCGCACAGAGGTTATAATCCGGAAGGCTCATTTCTTGCAAACCTTTTGGAAGCTGACAAAAATGCAATTAAAATCGCAATGACAGGAACGCCGCTTTTAAAAGAAGAGAGAGAAAGCTGGCGTGTATTCGGCGATTACATCAACACCTATTATTACGACAAATCAATAGCGGACGGATACACATTAAAGCTCATGCGTGAACCGATTCAGACTGTCTATCGTGAAAAACTTGAAGCGATTCTTGATAAACTGGCCGGTGATGTTGAAGTCAAAAAGTCTGATATAGATAAAGATAAAATAATTGAAAATGAAACGTATTTGAACGCTCTCATCGACTATGTAATACAAGACATAAGAAGGTTCAGAATAGAAAACTCTGATGATACGGTCGCCGCAATGGTTGTGTGTAAGACAAATCCGCAGGCAAGAAAGTTCTATGAACTTTGGACAAAACGGTACGATGAGGCAAAAAAATATGAGGACTTGAAGCTTGCCGAAAAATACGACCCGATGAAAGCTCCGTCGATTCAAAAGCCTTTGATTGCAGCGCTTATTCTTCATGACGAGGGCGACAAGGAAGAGCGCAAGGCATACATCGACGAATTCAAGAAAAAAGAAAGCATAGATGTACTTGTCGTAAATCAAATGCTTCTTACGGGATTTGATGCACCCCGTTTGAAAAAAATGTATTTAGGACGCAAACTTGACGGCCACGATCTGCTGCAGGCATTAACACGCGTAAACCGGCCGTACAAAGATTTTAAATACGGTTATGTTGTTGATTTTGTAAACATAAAAGAAAATTTTGACGCTACGAATGAACGTTATCTGAAAGAACTGAACCGCACGAATGATTCAAAAGAAACCGGCGAAGAGCTTCCTCCGGCACAGGCTATTCTTGAAAGCGAAGAAGAAATCGCTGCAAAAATCCGGAACATAAAGTCAATTCTTTGGTATTTTGATGTTTCAAACCGGGAAGAATTCAGAATTCAGCTTGATGAGATTGAAGATAAAAACAAACTGTATGAACTGAGAAGTGTTTTAGACGAGGCAAAAGCTCTTATAAACCGAATCCGTTCATCAGGCGATGAAGAGCTGACTGCAAAAGTTCGTGATATGCTTCCCGGTACGATTCCTTCTCTTATAAGCGAAGTTACCCATAGAATAGAGCGCATCAATTTACTTGAAGGCAATGAACACAAGGAAGATGTGAGCGGAATTATCAATCTTGCCCTGAGCGAGATTGACTTTGAATTCATAAAAGGCGTTCCCGAAGAACTTCAAATCGTTATTAATGATTTACGCGATAAGTACGAACGGGTTCAGCGCGAATTTGAAGTTAATTTCGATAAAGTCGAAGATAAGTATGTTAATCTTGCAGAAGAATTCCGTTCTTTTTTCCGCAAAAAAGGCTTTGTTCCGGAATCGGTTAAAGATGCAAAAGAAAATATCCACTACATGGATGAAGTAATGAAAAAGATAAAGGAAATCAATGCACGGAACAATCTCTTGAAAAAGAAATACAACAACGACGAGCGTTTTGTCCGTGTTCACAAGCGCATTCTGGAAGAAAACGCAACACGGCCAGTTGCTATAATCTCAAATGATGAGATGACTTTGTGTGAAAATCTTTATGAAATGAAACGCCTTATAGATTCGTATGTAGACTTGAACCCGCACGTGCTTGAAACCGACAGCCAGAGCAAATTCAAACAGGATGTAATGTCAAATGTAGCGACAAAACTATACTCACTGGGAATAAAAGCCGCAATTGATGACAAAAAATACATCACTAATTTAATTTCAAATGAATACATAAATCAGTATAATAGTTACGGAGCGATAATATAA
- a CDS encoding HsdM family class I SAM-dependent methyltransferase, which translates to MAEQGLNSKTIALIDSLKSTTGAYGLANNGSEYKIITEIFLYKFFNDKFGYEAKRAPEYGERLKKAEKWDAEYDSFTEDEVEDLFTYLPGSVPRLKPHQTLAHLYNASGQGDFSALLDSTLIEIASQNADTFSVSTSGKSKVSIFTAVTTYVTDTSKRDAFAKALMSTVTSFNFETVFNEKYDFFSGVFEYLIKDYNNAGGGKYAEYFTPRAIAQVMAALLTEDKKEYKGVTCYDPSAGTGTLLMALAHAIGEDRCSIYSQDISEKSSEMLRLNLILNNLVGSLPNIIQGNTLTEPAHKESDGRLKTFDFVVSNPPFKLDFPEYSDSLTADSMRFWAGVPNKVKNIDPQKPKMAIYTCFIQHVINSLKPTGRGAIVVPTGFITAKSGVEKRILERIVNDHVICGVVSMPSNVFATTGTNVSILIFDRTPKTDDDTIVLIDASKLGEEYKEGNNQKRRLRPEEVKKIVDTFRSKKIVEDFSVVKQYKDIKEKNCSLSAGQYFDIKIEYVDITEEEFNKRIAEKKETLKNLFKESADLGTQILKDLDTLEFHEEVK; encoded by the coding sequence ATGGCAGAACAGGGCTTAAACTCAAAAACGATTGCGCTTATCGACTCATTAAAATCAACCACGGGAGCTTACGGTCTTGCAAACAACGGAAGCGAATACAAAATCATTACAGAAATATTTCTCTATAAATTTTTCAATGATAAATTCGGGTACGAAGCAAAACGGGCGCCTGAATATGGTGAGCGGCTGAAGAAAGCGGAAAAATGGGATGCCGAATACGATTCTTTTACAGAAGATGAAGTTGAAGATCTGTTTACTTATCTTCCGGGGTCAGTTCCCCGATTAAAGCCGCATCAGACACTTGCACACCTTTACAATGCTTCGGGGCAGGGCGACTTTTCAGCATTGCTCGATTCAACCTTAATTGAAATTGCAAGTCAGAATGCAGATACATTTTCTGTTTCCACATCCGGAAAGTCTAAAGTAAGTATTTTTACCGCGGTTACTACTTATGTTACTGACACCTCAAAACGGGACGCTTTTGCGAAAGCCCTTATGAGTACGGTTACAAGTTTTAACTTCGAGACGGTCTTTAATGAAAAATATGATTTTTTCTCCGGCGTTTTTGAATATCTTATCAAGGATTACAACAATGCAGGCGGCGGAAAATACGCTGAATATTTTACTCCGCGTGCAATAGCACAGGTAATGGCAGCCCTTTTGACCGAAGACAAAAAAGAATACAAAGGCGTTACCTGTTACGATCCGAGCGCCGGAACCGGAACATTGCTTATGGCTCTTGCCCATGCAATCGGAGAGGACAGGTGTTCAATTTACAGTCAGGACATTTCCGAAAAATCCTCGGAAATGCTCCGATTAAATCTTATCCTTAATAATCTCGTAGGAAGCCTTCCGAACATTATTCAGGGGAACACGCTCACAGAACCTGCACACAAAGAAAGCGACGGACGGCTAAAAACGTTTGATTTTGTCGTTTCAAATCCGCCGTTCAAGCTTGATTTTCCGGAATATTCAGACTCGCTCACTGCCGACAGTATGCGCTTTTGGGCGGGAGTTCCGAACAAAGTAAAAAACATAGATCCTCAAAAGCCGAAAATGGCAATTTATACTTGTTTTATTCAGCACGTTATTAATTCTTTAAAGCCTACAGGACGAGGAGCGATTGTTGTTCCTACCGGATTCATAACGGCAAAGTCCGGCGTGGAAAAAAGAATTTTGGAGCGCATCGTAAACGACCACGTAATCTGCGGCGTTGTAAGTATGCCGAGCAATGTTTTTGCTACAACAGGAACAAATGTAAGCATACTGATTTTTGACCGTACTCCAAAAACAGATGACGACACGATTGTGCTGATCGATGCATCAAAGCTCGGCGAGGAATACAAGGAAGGCAATAACCAGAAACGCCGCCTTCGCCCGGAGGAAGTGAAAAAAATTGTGGACACTTTCCGCAGCAAAAAGATTGTTGAAGATTTTTCAGTTGTAAAGCAGTATAAAGATATAAAAGAAAAAAATTGTTCCCTTTCTGCAGGTCAGTATTTTGACATCAAGATTGAATATGTAGATATTACCGAAGAAGAATTTAACAAGCGGATTGCAGAAAAAAAAGAGACACTTAAAAACCTGTTCAAAGAGAGCGCTGATTTGGGCACTCAAATTCTAAAAGACTTAGACACACTGGAATTTCATGAGGAAGTGAAATGA
- a CDS encoding restriction endonuclease subunit S, translated as MMAELKKYKLGEICKITSSKRIFEKEYVDGGIPFIRGQEISDGSIANPSSEFLCYISPERYEELKKNYGVPKKNDILITAVGTIGNTYLVEDNKKFYFKDGNIIWFKNIKKEVYPLYLLFFMKSPFFNQQIEYSLIGAVQKALTIVMLSKIEISLPSLATQRKIATVLSNIDRKISVNREINRNLA; from the coding sequence ATGATGGCGGAACTGAAGAAATATAAACTGGGCGAGATTTGCAAAATTACATCCTCTAAAAGAATCTTTGAAAAAGAGTATGTTGACGGAGGAATACCGTTTATACGAGGACAGGAAATTTCAGATGGTTCTATAGCTAATCCTTCTTCTGAGTTTTTATGTTATATCTCTCCAGAACGTTATGAAGAACTAAAAAAAAACTATGGTGTGCCTAAAAAGAACGATATACTGATTACCGCTGTAGGAACAATTGGAAACACTTATTTAGTTGAAGATAATAAAAAGTTTTATTTTAAAGATGGAAATATTATTTGGTTTAAAAATATCAAAAAAGAAGTATACCCTTTATATTTACTTTTTTTTATGAAAAGTCCGTTTTTTAATCAGCAAATTGAATATTCATTAATTGGTGCTGTTCAAAAGGCATTAACAATTGTGATGTTGTCCAAAATTGAGATTTCATTACCATCTCTTGCAACTCAGCGAAAAATTGCAACCGTACTTTCAAATATAGACCGCAAGATTTCTGTCAATCGTGAGATAAACAGGAATTTAGCGTAA
- a CDS encoding restriction endonuclease subunit S: MEFTKYKLGDLMEVTRGMSLCGKHYATEGNLMRLTLGNFDYHNNCFKDDKSKDNLYFTGSVKKDFILNKDDIITPLTEQAIGLLGSTAKIPFSGKYIQSQDVALIKCNEKLYPDFAFYLIPSKMVRFQLSAAAQQTKIRHTSPDKIKDCTVWVPEYSVQKKIGDLLTTIDKKISINREINRNLEELAKQIYDYWFVQFDFPNNKGRPYKSSGGKMVWNELLKREIPSGWEVKRVSEVIESVERGISYTFDDIKNVNGIPMLNLACYDKSGEYRSGEFKFFSGKCSNKVYPFEMFIACTDMTQNADIIGRPIFAPTEFKEYVYSMDLAKITPKSISKMYLYYTLRTSFYHKYIKPFASGTNVKHLNINGTERYVISLPAKEEQEKFENTITPIKEKQQNCLKEIQQLSVLRDTLLPLLMNGQVTLNSCLSHD, encoded by the coding sequence ATGGAATTTACGAAATATAAATTGGGAGACCTGATGGAAGTTACTCGTGGGATGTCGTTATGTGGTAAACATTATGCAACTGAAGGTAATTTAATGCGTTTAACACTTGGTAATTTTGACTATCACAATAACTGCTTCAAAGATGATAAATCAAAAGACAATTTATATTTTACCGGCTCCGTAAAAAAAGACTTCATATTAAACAAAGATGATATAATCACTCCACTTACAGAACAAGCAATAGGGCTCCTTGGTTCTACTGCTAAAATACCATTTAGCGGAAAATACATTCAAAGCCAGGATGTCGCACTAATAAAATGCAATGAAAAGTTGTACCCTGATTTTGCCTTTTATTTGATTCCATCAAAGATGGTAAGATTTCAGTTAAGTGCGGCTGCTCAGCAGACAAAGATTCGACATACTTCGCCCGACAAAATCAAAGACTGTACTGTATGGGTTCCTGAATATTCCGTTCAGAAAAAAATAGGAGACCTCCTCACTACGATCGATAAAAAAATATCAATCAATCGTGAGATAAACAGGAATTTAGAAGAGCTGGCAAAGCAGATTTACGACTATTGGTTCGTGCAGTTTGACTTTCCGAATAATAAAGGCAGACCTTACAAGAGTTCTGGCGGAAAGATGGTATGGAATGAACTGTTAAAGCGTGAAATTCCTTCGGGGTGGGAAGTAAAGCGTGTTTCTGAAGTAATAGAATCAGTTGAAAGAGGTATTTCGTATACTTTTGATGATATTAAGAATGTAAATGGTATTCCAATGTTGAACTTAGCATGTTATGACAAATCGGGCGAATATCGCTCAGGAGAATTTAAATTCTTTTCAGGTAAGTGTTCTAATAAAGTCTATCCTTTTGAAATGTTTATTGCTTGTACAGATATGACCCAAAATGCAGATATAATTGGAAGACCAATTTTTGCACCTACAGAATTTAAAGAATATGTTTATTCTATGGACTTGGCAAAAATTACACCGAAATCTATTTCTAAAATGTATTTGTATTATACATTGAGAACTTCATTTTATCATAAATATATAAAACCTTTCGCCTCAGGAACAAATGTAAAACATTTAAATATTAATGGAACAGAACGATATGTGATTTCACTTCCAGCAAAAGAAGAACAAGAAAAATTTGAAAATACAATAACGCCAATAAAAGAAAAACAACAAAATTGCTTAAAAGAAATCCAACAACTCTCCGTCCTCCGCGACACGCTTCTGCCGCTTCTTATGAATGGACAAGTTACGCTAAATTCCTGTTTATCTCACGATTGA
- a CDS encoding KilA-N domain-containing protein, which yields MKTIKETIHAKGIEIGIYTTDFENEYISLTDIARYRSSDPRITIHSWLRSRDIVEFLGLWEVLHNPDFKRSEFDTFKSDVGTNAFTFSIKDWNEILYGKGIITKSGRYGGGIFAHSDIALEFASWLSPEFKLYIIKDYKRLKNDENSRLSLNWNLNRELTKLNYHIHTDAIKENLILPDLTPAQKSFVYADEADLLNVALFGKTAKEWRMENPKKKDNIRDYATISQLLVLVNLESYNAILIEQGTEQGRRLELLRRTAIKQLTTINSLEIPLSSLPNNNLRIEKGKEK from the coding sequence ATGAAAACAATAAAAGAAACAATTCATGCAAAAGGAATTGAAATCGGAATATATACAACCGATTTTGAGAATGAATATATTTCTCTTACTGATATAGCCAGATATAGAAGTTCTGACCCCAGAATTACAATACACAGTTGGCTTAGAAGTCGTGATATTGTTGAATTCCTTGGACTTTGGGAAGTTTTGCATAATCCGGATTTTAAACGTAGCGAATTCGATACGTTTAAAAGTGATGTGGGAACCAATGCATTTACATTTTCTATAAAAGACTGGAATGAAATCCTTTATGGAAAAGGAATTATAACAAAATCCGGCAGGTATGGCGGCGGAATTTTTGCTCATTCTGATATTGCATTGGAATTCGCCTCATGGCTTTCTCCGGAATTTAAACTTTACATCATAAAGGACTATAAACGCTTAAAAAATGATGAGAATTCACGGCTTTCGCTTAATTGGAATCTGAATCGTGAACTTACAAAACTAAATTATCATATTCATACAGATGCAATAAAAGAAAACCTGATTTTACCGGATCTGACTCCTGCCCAAAAATCATTTGTATATGCAGATGAGGCAGACTTATTGAATGTTGCACTTTTTGGCAAAACTGCAAAAGAGTGGAGAATGGAAAATCCAAAGAAAAAAGACAATATCCGTGATTACGCAACAATAAGTCAGCTCCTGGTGCTTGTCAATTTAGAAAGCTATAATGCCATTTTGATTGAACAGGGAACAGAGCAAGGGCGACGGCTTGAACTGTTACGCCGGACTGCAATTAAACAGCTGACGACGATCAATTCCTTGGAAATACCGTTATCTTCACTTCCAAATAATAATCTTCGGATTGAAAAAGGGAAGGAAAAGTAA